One Streptomyces sp. ML-6 genomic region harbors:
- a CDS encoding pyridoxamine 5'-phosphate oxidase family protein, with protein MAAMTSSSWEEFHTAEPAFADAVHARFGQHKHHVLATLRKDGSPRVTGLEVDFRFGELWLGMMPNSRKALDLRRDPRFAVHANPGPDADMTDGDVRVSGHAVEVTDPGILARFVEEVNPPQPFHLFRTRIQEVVRVSVEGEELAVRTWRPGKPVRTILLRGEAEPPEGN; from the coding sequence ATGGCTGCCATGACATCGAGTTCCTGGGAAGAGTTCCATACGGCGGAACCTGCCTTCGCCGACGCCGTCCACGCCCGCTTCGGGCAGCACAAGCACCACGTCCTGGCGACCCTGCGCAAGGACGGATCGCCGCGCGTGACCGGGCTGGAGGTGGACTTCCGCTTCGGCGAGCTGTGGCTCGGCATGATGCCGAACTCGCGCAAGGCGCTGGACCTGCGCCGCGACCCGAGGTTCGCGGTGCACGCCAACCCCGGGCCGGACGCCGACATGACGGACGGCGACGTCCGGGTCTCCGGCCACGCCGTGGAGGTCACCGACCCCGGCATCCTGGCCCGCTTCGTCGAAGAGGTGAACCCGCCCCAGCCGTTCCACCTCTTCCGCACCCGGATCCAGGAGGTGGTCCGCGTCTCCGTGGAGGGCGAGGAACTGGCGGTCCGGACCTGGCGGCCGGGGAAGCCGGTGCGCACCATCCTCCTGCGCGGGGAGGCCGAGCCCCCCGAGGGGAACTGA
- a CDS encoding VWA domain-containing protein, producing the protein MTDPSAAQGPAIGLHKIEETAPALVSLYKSAALSLAKHRMDGERAAVYLVLDRSGSMRGYYKDGSVQALADRVLGLAAHLDDDGRVPVFFFSTDIDAVADVALDNHRGRIGAIAADLGHMGLTNYHLAMDAVIDHHLESGAPTPALVVFQTDGGPTSRHAAERYLCKAAKLPMFWQFIGFGNKRSNQFDFLRKLDELPVPDKRPVDNAGFFHAGSDPRRVPDAELYDRLVAEFPQWLAAARARGIVG; encoded by the coding sequence ATGACCGACCCGTCCGCCGCACAGGGCCCGGCGATCGGCCTCCACAAGATCGAGGAGACCGCGCCCGCGCTGGTCAGCCTCTACAAGAGCGCCGCGCTCTCGCTGGCGAAGCACCGCATGGACGGCGAACGCGCCGCGGTCTACCTGGTCCTCGACCGCTCCGGTTCCATGCGGGGGTACTACAAGGACGGCAGCGTCCAGGCCCTGGCCGACCGGGTGCTGGGGCTGGCGGCCCACCTGGACGACGACGGCCGGGTGCCCGTCTTCTTCTTCTCCACGGACATCGACGCCGTCGCCGACGTGGCCCTGGACAACCACCGCGGCCGGATCGGGGCGATCGCGGCGGACCTCGGCCACATGGGACTGACCAACTACCACCTGGCCATGGACGCCGTCATCGACCACCACCTCGAAAGCGGCGCCCCCACCCCCGCGCTCGTCGTCTTCCAGACGGACGGCGGCCCCACCAGCAGACACGCCGCCGAACGCTACCTCTGCAAGGCGGCGAAACTGCCGATGTTCTGGCAGTTCATCGGCTTCGGCAACAAGCGGAGCAACCAGTTCGACTTCCTGCGCAAGCTCGACGAACTGCCCGTGCCCGACAAGCGGCCCGTCGACAACGCCGGCTTCTTCCACGCCGGATCCGACCCGCGCCGGGTCCCGGACGCCGAACTCTACGACCGGCTCGTCGCCGAGTTCCCGCAGTGGCTGGCCGCGGCCAGGGCCCGGGGCATCGTCGGCTGA
- a CDS encoding acyl-CoA dehydrogenase family protein, producing MRFLLDDEQREFARSLDGMLAASDTPSVVRAWAAGDHGPGKALRSRLAEAGVFALAVPGEYGGVGPLPVEVAVAFTELGRHAVPGPAVETVAAGVLLAGVGGPVAGEWLPALASGAASATLRSADHGPYALDADAVDAVFTVAGDELRLAPGPGELRVSADPARRLWRPEPGGKVLAAGPRVREAAGRAFEWASFATAAQALGTGEALLRATVGYVKQRTQFGTAVGSFQAVKHRLADVLIGLEFARPLLYGAALALAEGAPDAGAQVAAAKVTAGEAGYAAARAALQLHGAVGYTQELDLSLWLRRARPLRDAWGTPGACRAQVLAGGGGAGRR from the coding sequence ATGCGGTTCCTCCTGGACGACGAGCAGCGGGAGTTCGCCCGTTCGCTGGACGGGATGCTGGCTGCCTCGGACACCCCGTCGGTGGTGCGGGCCTGGGCCGCCGGGGACCACGGGCCGGGCAAAGCCCTCCGGTCCCGGCTGGCGGAGGCGGGGGTGTTCGCGCTGGCGGTTCCCGGGGAGTACGGGGGCGTGGGCCCGTTGCCGGTCGAAGTCGCGGTGGCCTTCACCGAGTTGGGCCGTCACGCGGTGCCGGGGCCGGCGGTGGAGACGGTCGCGGCCGGGGTGCTGCTGGCGGGGGTGGGCGGTCCGGTGGCCGGGGAGTGGCTGCCCGCGCTGGCGTCGGGCGCGGCGTCGGCGACGCTGCGGTCGGCGGACCACGGGCCGTACGCGCTGGACGCGGACGCCGTGGACGCCGTGTTCACCGTGGCCGGCGACGAGTTGCGGCTCGCGCCCGGTCCCGGTGAGCTCCGGGTGTCGGCCGATCCGGCCCGGCGGCTGTGGCGGCCCGAGCCGGGCGGGAAGGTGCTCGCCGCCGGTCCGCGGGTGCGGGAGGCGGCGGGCCGGGCCTTCGAGTGGGCGTCGTTCGCGACGGCCGCGCAGGCGCTCGGCACGGGCGAGGCGCTGTTGCGGGCCACGGTCGGGTACGTGAAGCAGCGCACCCAGTTCGGTACGGCCGTCGGCTCCTTCCAGGCGGTCAAGCACCGGCTCGCGGACGTGCTGATCGGGCTGGAGTTCGCCCGTCCGCTGCTGTACGGGGCGGCGCTCGCGCTCGCCGAGGGGGCGCCGGACGCCGGGGCGCAGGTGGCGGCGGCCAAGGTGACGGCGGGCGAGGCGGGGTACGCGGCGGCGCGGGCGGCCCTGCAGCTGCACGGGGCGGTGGGGTACACGCAGGAGCTGGACCTGTCGTTGTGGCTGCGCCGGGCCCGCCCCCTGCGGGACGCGTGGGGGACGCCGGGGGCGTGCCGGGCGCAGGTGCTGGCGGGCGGGGGCGGGGCCGGGAGGCGTTGA
- a CDS encoding TetR/AcrR family transcriptional regulator, with protein MPTKKKPQGTPSPERRRELLATAAEVFAAQGYNATTVRKIADAAGMLAGSLYYHFDSKESMIDEILSTFLDELWEGYDAVLAAGLGPRETIEALVTESFREIDRHRAAVAIYQKESRHLAAQPRFQYLVDSQQKFEKAWLGTLERGVADRTFRADLDIRLTYRFVRDTVWVAASWYRPGGLHSPEEIARQYLSMVLDGIALRT; from the coding sequence GTGCCTACCAAGAAGAAGCCCCAGGGAACCCCCTCGCCCGAACGGCGCCGCGAACTGCTCGCCACCGCAGCCGAGGTCTTCGCCGCCCAGGGATACAACGCCACCACCGTCCGCAAGATCGCGGACGCGGCCGGAATGCTCGCGGGCAGCCTCTACTACCACTTCGATTCCAAGGAATCGATGATCGACGAGATCCTCTCGACCTTCCTCGACGAACTCTGGGAGGGCTACGACGCGGTGCTCGCCGCCGGACTCGGCCCCCGGGAGACCATCGAGGCCCTCGTCACCGAGTCCTTCCGGGAGATCGACCGGCACCGCGCCGCCGTCGCCATCTACCAGAAGGAATCCAGGCACCTGGCCGCCCAGCCGCGCTTCCAGTACCTCGTCGACTCCCAGCAGAAGTTCGAGAAGGCCTGGCTCGGCACGCTGGAGCGCGGCGTCGCCGACCGGACCTTCCGCGCCGACCTGGACATCCGCCTCACCTACCGCTTCGTCCGCGACACCGTCTGGGTCGCCGCGTCCTGGTACCGGCCGGGCGGACTGCACAGCCCCGAGGAGATCGCCCGCCAGTACCTCTCGATGGTCCTGGACGGCATCGCCCTGCGCACCTGA
- a CDS encoding glutamate synthase subunit beta, translated as MADPKGFLTTGREVAETRPVTERVKDWNEVYVPGSLLPIISKQAGRCMDCGIPFCHNGCPLGNLIPEWNDYAYREDWAAASERLHATNNFPEFTGRLCPAPCESACVLGINQPAVTIKNVEVSIIDKAWGNGDVTPQPPERLSGKTVAVIGSGPAGLAAAQQLTRAGHTVAVYERADRIGGLLRYGIPEFKMEKSHINRRVEQMRAEGTKFRTETEIGRDIDAARLRRRYDAVVIAAGATVSRDLPVPGRELNGVHFAMEYLPLANKVQEGDLTVSPITAEGKHVVVIGGGDTGADCVGTAHRQGALSVTQLEIMPRPGDERNAHQPWPTFPMLYKVTSAHEEGGERVYSVSTTHFEGDEDGNVQALHLVEVEFKDGKLEQKPGTERRIPAQLVTLAMGFTGTDQSNGLVQQFGLELDERGNIARDADFATNVDGVFVAGDAGRGQSLIVWAIAEGRSAARGVDRFLTGASALPAPIRPTDRALMV; from the coding sequence ATGGCTGACCCCAAGGGCTTTTTGACCACCGGGCGCGAGGTCGCCGAGACCCGCCCCGTGACCGAGCGCGTCAAGGACTGGAACGAGGTGTACGTCCCGGGCTCGCTGCTCCCGATCATCAGCAAGCAGGCCGGACGCTGCATGGACTGCGGCATCCCGTTCTGCCACAACGGCTGCCCGCTCGGAAACCTCATCCCCGAGTGGAACGACTACGCCTACCGCGAGGACTGGGCGGCCGCGTCCGAGCGCCTGCACGCCACGAACAACTTCCCGGAGTTCACCGGGCGGCTCTGCCCGGCCCCGTGCGAGTCGGCGTGCGTGCTGGGCATCAACCAGCCCGCCGTCACCATCAAGAACGTCGAGGTCTCCATCATCGACAAGGCGTGGGGCAACGGCGACGTCACCCCGCAGCCGCCCGAGCGGCTCTCCGGCAAGACCGTCGCGGTCATCGGCTCGGGACCGGCGGGCCTGGCCGCCGCCCAGCAGCTGACCCGGGCCGGACACACGGTCGCCGTCTACGAGCGCGCGGACCGCATCGGGGGCCTCCTGCGGTACGGCATCCCCGAGTTCAAGATGGAGAAGTCGCACATCAACCGCCGCGTCGAGCAGATGCGCGCGGAGGGCACCAAGTTCCGCACCGAGACCGAGATCGGCCGGGACATCGACGCGGCCCGGCTCCGCCGCCGCTACGACGCGGTGGTCATCGCCGCGGGCGCCACCGTCTCCCGCGACCTGCCCGTTCCGGGCCGCGAGCTGAACGGCGTGCACTTCGCCATGGAGTACCTGCCGCTGGCCAACAAGGTGCAGGAGGGCGACCTGACGGTCTCCCCGATCACCGCCGAGGGCAAGCACGTCGTCGTCATCGGCGGCGGCGACACCGGCGCCGACTGCGTCGGCACCGCCCACCGCCAGGGCGCCCTGTCCGTCACCCAGCTGGAGATCATGCCGCGGCCGGGCGACGAGCGGAACGCCCACCAGCCCTGGCCGACGTTCCCCATGCTCTACAAGGTCACCTCCGCGCACGAGGAGGGCGGCGAGAGGGTCTACTCCGTCTCCACCACCCACTTCGAGGGCGACGAGGACGGCAACGTCCAGGCGCTGCACCTGGTCGAGGTGGAGTTCAAGGACGGCAAACTGGAGCAGAAGCCCGGCACCGAGCGGCGCATCCCCGCCCAGCTGGTCACCCTCGCCATGGGCTTCACCGGCACCGACCAGTCCAACGGCCTGGTCCAGCAGTTCGGCCTGGAGCTCGACGAGCGCGGCAACATCGCGCGCGACGCGGACTTCGCCACCAACGTCGACGGCGTGTTCGTCGCCGGTGACGCGGGCCGCGGCCAGTCCCTCATCGTGTGGGCCATCGCCGAGGGCCGCTCCGCGGCGCGCGGGGTGGACCGCTTCCTCACCGGGGCCAGCGCACTGCCGGCCCCGATCCGTCCGACGGACCGTGCCCTCATGGTCTGA
- a CDS encoding enoyl-CoA hydratase — MPDAHDTSADDRGDGPVLYERRGPVAYVTMNRPRYRNAQNSAMTYALDAAFYRAAEDAEVKVVVLRGAGEHFSAGHDIGTPGRDAHLPFERRAGLWWDHSDKAGAESRFARESEVYLGMCRRWRELPKPVVASVRGACVAGGLMLAWICDLIVASEDAFFADPVVRMGIPGVEYFAHPWVMPPRIAKEFLFTGDRMSACRAYETGMVNQVVAPGELDDRTRELAERIATMPRLGLALAKRAVNQAEDLQGLHTGLDSVFGLHHLAHAHNAETAADPLGGMDVAAMKRAGG, encoded by the coding sequence ATGCCCGATGCCCACGACACATCCGCCGACGACCGCGGGGACGGCCCGGTGCTGTACGAACGCCGGGGCCCGGTCGCGTACGTCACGATGAACCGTCCGCGCTACCGCAACGCCCAGAACTCGGCCATGACCTACGCCCTGGACGCCGCGTTCTACCGGGCCGCCGAGGACGCCGAGGTCAAGGTGGTCGTGCTGAGGGGCGCCGGGGAGCACTTCTCGGCGGGCCACGACATCGGCACGCCCGGCCGCGACGCGCACCTGCCCTTCGAGCGCCGGGCCGGACTGTGGTGGGACCACAGCGACAAGGCCGGTGCGGAGAGCCGGTTCGCCCGCGAGTCGGAGGTCTACCTCGGCATGTGCAGGCGCTGGCGCGAACTGCCGAAGCCGGTCGTCGCCTCGGTCCGGGGGGCGTGCGTGGCCGGCGGGCTGATGCTCGCCTGGATCTGCGACCTGATCGTGGCGAGCGAGGACGCCTTCTTCGCCGACCCGGTGGTGCGGATGGGCATTCCCGGTGTCGAGTACTTCGCGCACCCCTGGGTGATGCCGCCCCGGATCGCGAAGGAGTTCCTGTTCACCGGCGACCGGATGAGCGCCTGCCGGGCGTACGAAACCGGCATGGTGAACCAGGTGGTGGCGCCCGGCGAACTCGACGACCGCACCCGGGAGTTGGCGGAGCGGATCGCCACGATGCCGCGCCTCGGGCTGGCCCTCGCCAAGCGTGCGGTCAACCAGGCCGAGGACCTCCAGGGGCTGCACACCGGTCTGGACTCGGTCTTCGGCCTGCACCACCTCGCCCACGCGCACAACGCGGAGACGGCCGCGGACCCGCTGGGCGGGATGGACGTCGCCGCGATGAAGCGGGCGGGCGGCTGA
- a CDS encoding rhomboid family intramembrane serine protease → MEAAITTCYRHPSYETYVSCVRCERFICPDCMREAAVGHHCVECVKEGQRSIRQARTVFGGAVARSAVPLVTYVLIGLNVLAYVGELVRPGIVDRFAMLGAGLNGPDGNQYLYEGGSFPGFDVVGVVDGEWYRLLTGAFLHLPPDGSSFGSLPFGVLHILFNMYALWNLGRVVEEQLGRVRYLALYLLSALGGSVLVYLIAPSDGTVGASGAVFGLGAAFYVIHRRLGRDMRAVNRFMAGFLLWMLISAGFTSWQGHLGGLLTGGLVTVAYAYAPAGRRTVVQAAACVVLGAVLVLLVVLKTSALTG, encoded by the coding sequence GTGGAGGCCGCGATCACCACCTGCTACCGGCATCCGTCGTACGAGACGTACGTGAGCTGCGTCCGCTGCGAACGCTTCATCTGTCCCGACTGCATGCGCGAGGCCGCCGTGGGGCACCACTGCGTGGAGTGCGTGAAGGAGGGGCAGCGTTCGATCCGGCAGGCGCGCACCGTGTTCGGCGGCGCGGTGGCGAGGTCCGCGGTGCCGCTGGTCACCTATGTGCTGATCGGTCTCAACGTCCTCGCCTACGTGGGGGAGTTGGTCCGGCCCGGGATCGTCGACCGGTTCGCGATGCTCGGTGCGGGGCTGAACGGCCCGGACGGGAACCAGTACCTGTACGAGGGCGGGAGCTTCCCCGGCTTCGACGTGGTCGGGGTGGTGGACGGCGAGTGGTACCGGCTGCTGACCGGGGCCTTCCTGCACCTGCCGCCGGACGGTTCGTCCTTCGGCTCGCTGCCGTTCGGGGTGCTGCACATCCTGTTCAACATGTACGCGCTGTGGAACCTGGGCCGGGTCGTCGAGGAGCAGTTGGGCCGGGTCCGTTATCTCGCGCTGTACCTGCTGTCCGCGCTGGGCGGTTCGGTGCTGGTGTACCTGATCGCGCCGTCGGACGGCACGGTGGGCGCCTCGGGTGCGGTCTTCGGTCTCGGGGCGGCGTTCTACGTCATCCACCGCCGGCTGGGCCGCGACATGCGGGCGGTGAACCGCTTCATGGCCGGCTTCCTGCTCTGGATGCTGATCTCGGCCGGGTTCACCTCGTGGCAGGGCCACCTGGGCGGGCTGCTGACCGGGGGTCTGGTCACGGTGGCGTACGCCTACGCGCCGGCGGGGCGCCGCACGGTGGTCCAGGCCGCCGCGTGCGTGGTGCTGGGCGCCGTGCTGGTGCTGCTGGTGGTGCTCAAGACGTCCGCGCTGACCGGCTGA
- a CDS encoding SDR family oxidoreductase, which translates to MSAPQYVPGHGLLAGRTAVVTAAAGAGIGGATARRFLEEGARVVIGDLHTRRLKETEDALAAEFGADRLTALPCDVTDETQVQALFARAEQAHGGLDIVVNNAGLGGTAELTDMTDEQWTRVLDTTLNGTFRCTRAALRSLRAAGRGGVVVNNASVVGWRAQSGQAHYAAAKAGVMALTRCAAIEAAAYGVRVNAVAPSLAMHPHLAKVTSPELLDELTAKEAFGRSAEPWEVANVIVFLASGYSSYLTGEVVSVSSQRA; encoded by the coding sequence GTGAGCGCACCGCAGTACGTACCCGGACACGGACTGCTGGCCGGCCGCACGGCCGTCGTCACCGCCGCCGCGGGCGCCGGCATCGGCGGAGCCACCGCCCGCAGGTTCCTGGAGGAGGGCGCCCGCGTCGTCATCGGCGACCTGCACACCCGCCGACTGAAGGAGACCGAGGACGCCCTCGCCGCGGAGTTCGGCGCGGACCGCCTCACCGCACTGCCCTGCGACGTCACCGACGAGACCCAGGTCCAAGCCCTCTTCGCACGCGCCGAACAGGCCCACGGCGGCCTCGACATCGTCGTCAACAACGCCGGACTCGGCGGCACCGCCGAACTCACCGACATGACCGACGAACAATGGACCAGGGTCCTCGACACCACCCTGAACGGCACCTTCCGCTGCACCCGCGCCGCCCTGCGCTCCCTGCGCGCGGCCGGCCGCGGCGGCGTCGTCGTCAACAACGCCTCCGTCGTCGGCTGGCGCGCCCAGAGCGGCCAGGCCCACTACGCCGCCGCCAAGGCGGGCGTCATGGCACTCACCCGCTGCGCCGCGATCGAGGCCGCCGCATACGGAGTGCGCGTCAACGCCGTCGCCCCCAGCCTCGCCATGCACCCCCACCTGGCGAAGGTCACCTCGCCCGAACTCCTCGACGAACTCACCGCGAAGGAAGCCTTCGGCCGCAGCGCCGAACCGTGGGAGGTCGCCAACGTCATCGTCTTCCTCGCCAGCGGCTACTCCTCGTACCTGACCGGCGAGGTCGTCTCCGTCAGCAGCCAACGTGCCTGA
- a CDS encoding acyl-CoA dehydrogenase family protein — translation MDLSRTPQEEEFRAGARRWLRANVPAEPLPSLETAEGFAAHREWEARLYADRWSVVSWPAVHGGRDADVFGWLAFEEEYYAAGGPGRVSQNGINLLAPTLFDHGTEEQRARILPPMASGEVIWAQAWSEPEAGSDLASLRSRAVRTDGGWLLSGQKTWSSRAAFADRAFGIFRTDPGAAKPHQGLTYLMFDLSAPGVSVRPIGRLDGKPAFAELFLDEVFVPDEDVIGEPGQGWRIAMSATGAERGLMLRSPGRFLASADRLAGLWRAHGDPSDTALRDRVADAVIGARAYQLFTCAAASRFAAGTAVGAESSLNKVFWSEYDIALHETALDLLGPDGELAGSAWGEGYVFALAGPIYAGTNEIQRDIVAERLLGLPKGRR, via the coding sequence ATGGACCTGTCGCGCACGCCGCAGGAGGAGGAGTTCCGGGCCGGGGCGCGCCGCTGGCTGCGGGCCAACGTGCCCGCCGAACCGCTGCCGTCCCTGGAGACCGCCGAGGGCTTCGCCGCACACCGGGAGTGGGAGGCCCGGCTGTACGCGGACCGCTGGTCGGTGGTCTCCTGGCCGGCCGTCCACGGCGGCCGGGACGCCGATGTCTTCGGGTGGCTGGCCTTCGAGGAGGAGTACTACGCGGCGGGCGGGCCCGGCCGGGTCTCGCAGAACGGCATCAACCTCCTCGCCCCGACGCTCTTCGACCACGGCACCGAGGAGCAGCGGGCCCGGATCCTGCCGCCGATGGCGAGCGGCGAGGTGATCTGGGCGCAGGCGTGGTCCGAGCCGGAGGCCGGTTCGGACCTGGCGTCGCTGCGTTCGCGGGCGGTGCGCACGGACGGCGGCTGGCTGCTGTCGGGGCAGAAGACCTGGTCCTCGCGGGCCGCGTTCGCCGACCGGGCGTTCGGCATCTTCCGTACGGACCCCGGGGCCGCGAAGCCGCACCAGGGGCTGACGTATCTGATGTTCGACCTGTCGGCGCCCGGCGTCTCGGTCCGGCCGATCGGGCGGCTGGACGGCAAGCCCGCCTTCGCCGAGCTGTTCCTGGACGAGGTGTTCGTGCCGGACGAGGACGTCATCGGGGAACCCGGGCAGGGCTGGCGCATCGCCATGTCGGCGACGGGCGCCGAGCGCGGGCTGATGCTCCGCTCCCCCGGCCGTTTCCTGGCCTCCGCCGACCGGCTCGCCGGGCTGTGGCGCGCCCACGGCGACCCGTCGGACACGGCGCTGCGCGACCGGGTGGCGGACGCGGTGATCGGGGCGCGCGCCTATCAGCTCTTCACCTGCGCCGCCGCCTCGCGGTTCGCGGCGGGTACGGCCGTGGGCGCGGAGTCCAGCCTGAACAAGGTGTTCTGGTCCGAGTACGACATCGCGCTGCACGAGACGGCGCTCGACCTGCTGGGCCCGGACGGGGAACTGGCCGGTTCCGCGTGGGGCGAGGGGTACGTCTTCGCCCTCGCGGGCCCCATCTACGCCGGTACGAACGAGATCCAGCGCGACATCGTCGCCGAGCGGCTGCTCGGCCTGCCGAAGGGGCGGCGCTGA